In a single window of the Rubinisphaera margarita genome:
- the fusA gene encoding elongation factor G yields MPSQKLDDLRNIGIIAHIDAGKTTTTERVLFYTGASHRMGNVDDGTTTTDFDPDEAKRGITIYSAAITCFWKDKTINIIDTPGHVDFTAEVERSLRVLDGAVVIFSAVEGVEAQSETVWRQADRYDVPRVCFINKMDRIGADYYRTLQQMRDRLKARPVPVTIPIGAGPPHNPEPFRGVIDVLRMKAIYFDPDSRGQSISEGEIPEDMQDQAELGRMELVETAVEFDDELMGRYLEGEEISVEELLPVLRQATLERKIQLTYAGSSLNFIGVQPVLDAVSEFLPSPLDRPPVSGDNHHPKKPAIETRAPDPSEPFCGLVFKIVAEPHADLYFVRVYSGKLKSGSRVLNPRTGKKELISQIWHIQADSKEKIETDVIGPGEIAGVVGLKETATGDTICDTQNPIVLETITFPETVISMAVEPETNADRKKLNEVLQRLEKQDPTFRCTINEDTGQQIISGMGELHLEVIKDRIQRDFGLNAKVHKPRVSYRETIAKRKFGRGEFHQTMANGARYAQVEIELTPIEPEKPVSYLNKLKHDELPADLRKGLDETGKQLLTGVGYYGYQLMGLQLAVTKVDYRIGETDEVAINAALNRAFDEAMEADNVVLLEPIMDLEVVCPDEFLGNIQADLQVRHASITGQEQRGHLSAIEAEVPLANMFGYSTQVRSLSQGRASYSMQPLKYAAAPKDVLEKMYG; encoded by the coding sequence ATGCCATCACAGAAGTTAGACGATCTCAGAAACATCGGCATCATCGCTCACATCGATGCCGGGAAAACCACAACCACCGAGCGGGTCCTGTTCTACACCGGGGCTTCGCATCGGATGGGGAACGTCGACGACGGAACGACGACGACCGACTTCGATCCGGATGAAGCCAAGCGCGGCATCACGATTTACTCGGCGGCCATCACCTGCTTCTGGAAAGACAAGACGATCAACATCATCGACACGCCGGGGCACGTCGACTTCACCGCCGAAGTCGAACGTTCGCTGCGCGTCCTCGATGGAGCCGTGGTTATCTTCAGCGCCGTGGAAGGTGTGGAAGCTCAGAGCGAAACCGTCTGGCGACAGGCCGACCGGTACGATGTTCCCCGCGTCTGCTTCATCAACAAGATGGACCGGATCGGAGCCGACTACTACCGCACGCTGCAGCAGATGCGGGACCGACTGAAGGCTCGCCCGGTCCCGGTCACTATTCCCATCGGAGCCGGTCCCCCACATAACCCGGAGCCATTTCGCGGCGTGATCGATGTCCTGCGGATGAAGGCCATTTACTTCGATCCCGATTCCCGCGGTCAGAGCATCTCCGAAGGCGAGATTCCTGAGGATATGCAGGATCAGGCGGAACTCGGCCGCATGGAGCTGGTCGAAACAGCCGTCGAATTCGACGATGAGCTGATGGGCAGATATCTCGAAGGCGAGGAAATCTCCGTCGAGGAACTGCTCCCCGTCCTCCGTCAGGCCACTCTCGAACGCAAGATCCAGCTGACGTACGCCGGTTCATCGTTGAACTTCATCGGCGTCCAACCGGTCCTCGATGCCGTTTCGGAGTTCCTGCCCAGCCCGCTCGATCGTCCGCCCGTTTCCGGCGACAACCATCATCCGAAGAAGCCGGCCATTGAGACCCGCGCTCCGGATCCGAGCGAACCATTCTGTGGACTCGTCTTCAAAATCGTCGCCGAGCCTCACGCCGATCTGTATTTCGTTCGCGTCTACTCGGGCAAACTCAAGAGCGGCTCGCGGGTGCTCAACCCACGAACGGGCAAAAAGGAACTGATCAGCCAGATCTGGCATATTCAGGCGGACTCGAAAGAGAAGATTGAAACCGACGTCATTGGCCCGGGCGAAATCGCCGGCGTGGTCGGTCTCAAGGAAACGGCCACCGGAGACACGATCTGCGATACGCAGAATCCGATCGTCCTCGAGACGATTACGTTCCCCGAAACGGTGATCTCGATGGCCGTCGAACCGGAAACCAACGCCGACCGAAAGAAGCTGAACGAAGTTCTGCAACGGCTCGAAAAGCAGGACCCCACGTTCCGCTGTACGATCAACGAAGACACTGGTCAGCAGATCATCAGCGGTATGGGCGAACTGCACCTGGAAGTCATCAAGGATCGCATCCAGCGCGACTTCGGCCTCAACGCGAAAGTCCACAAACCACGCGTCAGTTACCGCGAAACGATCGCCAAGCGGAAATTTGGCCGCGGCGAGTTTCACCAGACGATGGCCAACGGGGCCCGCTATGCTCAGGTCGAGATTGAACTGACACCGATCGAGCCGGAGAAGCCGGTCTCCTATCTCAACAAGCTGAAACACGACGAACTCCCGGCCGATCTCCGCAAAGGACTGGACGAAACCGGAAAGCAGTTGCTGACTGGAGTCGGTTACTACGGTTACCAGCTGATGGGGCTGCAACTCGCCGTGACGAAAGTCGATTACCGCATCGGAGAAACCGACGAAGTCGCAATTAACGCGGCTCTCAACCGGGCGTTCGACGAAGCCATGGAGGCCGACAACGTGGTTCTCCTTGAGCCGATCATGGATCTCGAAGTGGTTTGTCCGGACGAATTCCTCGGCAACATTCAGGCCGACCTGCAGGTCCGACACGCCTCGATCACCGGACAGGAGCAACGGGGACACCTCTCAGCCATCGAAGCCGAGGTGCCTCTGGCGAACATGTTCGGCTACTCGACCCAGGTCCGCAGCCTCTCCCAGGGCCGAGCATCCTACTCGATGCAGCCACTCAAATACGCCGCCGCCCCGAAGGATGTCCTCGAAAAAATGTACGGCTAA